From one Formosa sediminum genomic stretch:
- the lspA gene encoding signal peptidase II, translated as MKLTRTTYIIGLIALNIALDQISKFIVRAYVTPYETTELLGDKFILTNVENSGAFLSLGSDLNPTLKSIFLLLLPIVVLGYITYYIISNKTLDRFAIFGFACIIGGGIANVYDRILYGSVTDFFHIDLGGIFKTGVFNVADMSVMLGMGLLLYSNFITSKKAKQTAHK; from the coding sequence ATGAAGCTTACAAGAACAACATATATCATTGGTTTAATAGCTTTAAACATTGCTTTAGATCAGATCTCAAAATTTATTGTTAGAGCCTATGTTACACCTTACGAAACTACTGAACTATTAGGTGATAAATTTATATTAACTAATGTAGAAAATTCAGGTGCTTTTTTAAGTTTAGGTAGTGACCTTAACCCCACATTAAAAAGTATATTTTTATTACTCTTACCAATAGTTGTATTGGGTTATATAACCTATTATATTATTTCAAATAAAACTTTAGACCGTTTTGCAATCTTTGGGTTCGCTTGTATTATTGGCGGAGGTATAGCCAATGTGTATGATAGGATTTTATATGGATCTGTAACCGATTTTTTTCATATAGATTTAGGTGGTATATTTAAAACGGGGGTGTTTAACGTTGCAGATATGTCTGTAATGTTAGGTATGGGACTTTTACTCTACTCCAATTTTATTACCAGTAAAAAGGCAAAACAAACTGCTCATAAATAA
- a CDS encoding NAD(P)/FAD-dependent oxidoreductase has translation MIKDIQLRVSLVEESKQENSLLWKSAKKLDIPKEKITGIKVLRKSIDARKPAIVFNYKVAVYINEPLPETSSYTFNYKDVSKSKPVHIIGFGPAGMYAALRCIELGFKPIVLERGKNVQDRRRDLKAINQDHFVNEDSNYCFGEGGAGTYSDGKLYTRSLKRGDVRRIFENLVYHGATDQILVDAHPHIGTNKLPKVVQNIRETILKYGGEVHFETRVTDFTITNNKIKAIQLINGEELTVNRVILATGHSARDIFYLLDKKNIAIEAKSFAMGVRVEHPQHIIDSIQYHCTGERNELLPAAAYSLVQQVNGRGVYSFCMCPGGFIVPAATANGEVVVNGMSPSKRNNEFANSGIVVEINADKDLYKYDSFGALKALEYQKDLEKLAFTSGGRSQVAPAQRLTDFVEGRLSSDLNPTSYQPGIKSVPLHSLLPKLIGKSLRKGFESFGQKMKGYYTEEANIIGVESRTSSPVSIPRNEKLEHPQIAGLFPCGEGGGYAGGIISAAMDGERCAEAACANL, from the coding sequence ATGATAAAAGACATCCAGCTTCGAGTTTCTCTAGTAGAAGAATCTAAACAAGAGAATAGTTTATTGTGGAAATCGGCCAAAAAGCTAGACATTCCAAAAGAAAAAATTACAGGAATAAAAGTTCTTAGAAAATCTATAGATGCAAGAAAACCTGCAATTGTATTCAATTATAAAGTTGCTGTTTATATAAACGAACCGCTACCAGAAACCTCATCATATACTTTTAATTACAAAGATGTTTCTAAATCTAAACCCGTTCATATTATTGGTTTTGGCCCAGCAGGTATGTATGCTGCATTACGCTGTATAGAATTAGGATTTAAACCCATAGTTTTAGAACGCGGCAAAAATGTACAAGACAGACGTCGCGATTTAAAAGCCATAAATCAAGATCATTTTGTTAATGAAGATTCCAATTACTGTTTTGGTGAAGGTGGAGCAGGAACCTATTCAGACGGAAAATTATACACGCGTAGTTTAAAACGAGGCGATGTACGTCGCATTTTTGAAAACTTAGTTTACCATGGCGCTACAGACCAAATTTTAGTTGATGCACATCCACATATAGGGACTAATAAACTCCCTAAAGTGGTACAAAATATTCGTGAAACCATTTTAAAATATGGTGGAGAAGTACATTTTGAGACACGAGTAACCGATTTTACAATTACTAATAATAAGATTAAAGCCATACAGCTAATAAATGGAGAAGAACTAACTGTAAACCGTGTTATATTAGCAACAGGACATTCAGCTCGAGATATTTTTTATTTATTAGATAAAAAGAATATTGCTATTGAAGCAAAATCGTTTGCCATGGGAGTTCGTGTAGAACACCCACAACACATTATAGACTCAATTCAATACCATTGTACTGGCGAACGTAACGAACTTTTACCTGCCGCAGCTTACAGCTTAGTCCAACAAGTTAATGGTCGCGGAGTCTATTCGTTTTGTATGTGTCCTGGCGGATTTATTGTTCCGGCAGCTACAGCAAACGGAGAAGTTGTTGTAAATGGCATGTCGCCTTCTAAGCGAAATAATGAATTTGCAAATTCAGGTATTGTTGTTGAGATTAATGCAGATAAAGATTTATACAAATACGATTCCTTTGGTGCGCTAAAAGCATTAGAATATCAGAAAGATTTAGAAAAATTAGCTTTTACTTCGGGAGGACGTAGTCAGGTTGCACCCGCACAACGTTTAACAGATTTTGTTGAAGGCCGATTATCTTCAGATTTAAATCCAACATCTTATCAACCTGGAATAAAGAGTGTACCTTTACATTCATTATTACCAAAATTAATCGGGAAAAGTCTTAGAAAAGGCTTTGAATCTTTCGGACAAAAAATGAAAGGGTATTATACTGAAGAAGCTAATATTATTGGTGTAGAATCCAGAACCTCATCGCCTGTAAGCATTCCACGAAACGAAAAATTAGAACACCCACAAATTGCAGGTTTATTTCCTTGTGGCGAAGGTGGTGGTTATGCCGGCGGTATTATCTCTGCAGCAATGGATGGTGAGCGTTGTGCTGAAGCTGCATGTGCAAATCTTTAA
- a CDS encoding thymidylate synthase, with translation MKQYLDLVKHVLETGNEKGDRTGTGTKSVFGYQMRFDLSEGFPIVTTKKLHLKSIIHELLWFLKGDTNINYLTENGVKIWNEWADDNGDLGPVYGHQWRNWNNDEIDQIKDIIDTLKTNPNSRRMLVSAWNPSVLPDGSKSFSENVANGKAALPPCHAFFQFYVANGKLSCQLYQRSADIFLGVPFNIASYALLTMMIAQVCGYEVGDFIHTFGDAHIYSNHFEQVKLQLSRDPKPLPKMIINPDVDNIFDFKFEDFTLVDYNPHPHIKGAVAI, from the coding sequence ATGAAACAGTATTTAGACCTTGTTAAGCACGTTTTAGAAACAGGAAACGAAAAAGGAGATCGTACAGGAACAGGAACCAAAAGTGTATTTGGTTACCAAATGCGATTTGATTTAAGCGAAGGTTTTCCTATAGTAACTACAAAAAAACTTCATTTAAAATCTATTATTCACGAATTATTATGGTTTTTAAAAGGAGATACCAACATAAACTACTTAACAGAGAATGGTGTAAAAATCTGGAACGAATGGGCTGATGATAATGGTGATTTAGGTCCGGTTTACGGACACCAATGGCGCAATTGGAATAACGATGAGATTGATCAGATTAAAGATATAATAGATACTTTAAAAACAAACCCTAATAGCAGACGCATGCTCGTTTCGGCATGGAACCCTTCAGTGTTGCCGGACGGTTCTAAATCGTTTAGTGAAAATGTAGCAAATGGCAAAGCTGCATTACCTCCTTGTCATGCTTTTTTTCAGTTTTATGTTGCCAACGGAAAATTATCTTGCCAATTGTACCAACGTAGTGCAGATATCTTTTTAGGTGTACCTTTTAATATTGCATCGTATGCCTTATTAACGATGATGATAGCTCAGGTTTGTGGCTATGAAGTAGGAGATTTTATACATACGTTTGGAGATGCGCATATTTATAGTAACCATTTCGAGCAAGTTAAACTGCAACTAAGCAGAGACCCAAAACCGTTACCAAAAATGATTATTAATCCTGATGTAGATAACATCTTCGATTTTAAATTCGAAGATTTTACTTTAGTCGATTATAACCCGCATCCGCATATAAAAGGTGCTGTAGCTATATAA
- a CDS encoding isoamylase early set domain-containing protein: MAISKQYLKTKPICKVTFTVPAETAESVVVIGTFNDWNPKATPLKKLKNGTFKGMVNLDVDSVYEFRYVVDGEFVNEIDADEQVWNDFADAENSVLKI, from the coding sequence ATGGCAATTTCAAAACAATATTTAAAAACGAAGCCTATTTGTAAAGTAACTTTTACTGTACCTGCAGAAACTGCAGAATCTGTAGTAGTTATTGGTACTTTTAATGATTGGAATCCTAAAGCTACGCCGTTAAAAAAATTAAAAAACGGGACATTTAAAGGTATGGTTAATCTAGATGTAGATTCTGTTTATGAATTTAGATATGTGGTTGATGGTGAGTTTGTGAATGAAATAGACGCAGATGAGCAAGTTTGGAACGATTTTGCAGATGCAGAAAATAGTGTGTTAAAAATATAA
- the fabD gene encoding ACP S-malonyltransferase, whose amino-acid sequence MNAYIFPGQGAQFTGMGLDLYEHSKEAQELFEQANAILGFPITDVMFEGSAEDLKQTKVTQPAIFLHSVILAKSLGDAFKPDLVAGHSLGEFSALVAAGALTFKDGLKLVSQRALAMQKACELAPSTMAAVLGLEDNIVEDICNAIDGVVVAANYNCLGQLVISGETSAVEKACESLKEAGAKRALILPVGGAFHSPMMEPAREELAAAIENTTFSKPNCPIYQNVTATAITDENEIKANLISQLTAPVRWTQSVQQMIADGTTHFTEVGPGKVLQGLVKKIDRTVETASATFNTPTT is encoded by the coding sequence ATGAATGCATATATATTTCCTGGTCAAGGTGCTCAATTTACAGGAATGGGACTTGATCTTTATGAACACTCTAAAGAGGCTCAAGAGTTATTTGAACAAGCTAATGCTATTTTAGGCTTTCCTATAACCGACGTAATGTTTGAAGGTTCTGCCGAAGACCTTAAACAAACCAAAGTTACACAACCAGCTATATTTCTTCATTCTGTAATTTTAGCAAAAAGTTTAGGGGATGCATTTAAACCAGATTTAGTTGCTGGACATTCTTTGGGAGAATTTTCTGCATTAGTAGCAGCAGGTGCTCTTACCTTTAAAGATGGTTTAAAATTAGTTTCTCAGCGTGCTTTAGCCATGCAGAAAGCATGTGAATTAGCCCCAAGTACTATGGCTGCTGTATTAGGTTTAGAAGATAATATTGTGGAAGATATTTGTAATGCTATTGATGGTGTAGTAGTGGCAGCAAATTATAATTGTCTAGGACAATTAGTGATTTCTGGTGAAACTTCTGCAGTTGAAAAAGCCTGTGAATCTTTAAAAGAAGCTGGTGCAAAACGTGCCTTAATTTTACCTGTAGGAGGCGCTTTCCATTCTCCAATGATGGAACCTGCTCGTGAAGAATTAGCTGCTGCAATAGAAAACACAACATTTAGCAAACCAAATTGTCCAATTTACCAAAACGTAACAGCTACAGCTATTACAGATGAAAATGAAATAAAAGCCAATTTAATTTCTCAACTTACTGCACCGGTGCGATGGACACAATCTGTACAACAAATGATTGCTGATGGAACAACACATTTTACAGAAGTTGGCCCTGGAAAAGTTTTACAAGGTTTAGTTAAAAAAATTGATAGAACTGTTGAAACAGCTTCTGCAACGTTTAATACGCCAACAACTTAA
- a CDS encoding dihydrofolate reductase: protein MFGTKKKVPQIDKEQLELIKNAQMRIKQKKRLYTHFILFLIGSVALIVANLGLHIGETFKPLGKDWFIFIVGFWLIILIYHTFNVFVIDRFMGPTWQQDQLDKLVAKQKEGIEKLKTKLPATETAPTPPAIEKKKLNSKQNITLIVAASENNAIGKDNQLIWHLKDDLQRFKSLTSGHCIIMGRKTFESFPKPLPNRTHIVITTQQNYKVPHGVIVVHNIDDALDAALEDKTPFVIGGGEIYKQALPFANKIELTRVHDTFEADTHFPEINLKEWREIQNIYHPENEQNDHAFSFITYERF from the coding sequence ATGTTCGGGACTAAAAAAAAAGTACCTCAAATTGATAAAGAACAATTAGAGCTAATAAAAAATGCACAAATGCGTATAAAGCAGAAAAAAAGACTATACACGCATTTTATTCTGTTCTTAATTGGATCTGTAGCATTAATTGTTGCCAATTTAGGACTACATATAGGCGAAACATTTAAACCTTTAGGTAAAGATTGGTTTATTTTTATTGTTGGATTTTGGCTTATAATTTTAATCTATCATACATTTAATGTGTTTGTTATTGATAGGTTTATGGGACCAACTTGGCAACAAGATCAATTAGATAAATTGGTTGCAAAACAAAAAGAAGGTATTGAAAAATTAAAAACTAAATTACCAGCTACTGAAACCGCGCCTACACCACCTGCGATCGAAAAAAAAAAATTGAATAGTAAACAAAATATTACCCTTATTGTTGCTGCCTCAGAGAATAATGCAATTGGTAAAGACAACCAACTTATTTGGCATTTAAAAGACGATTTGCAACGGTTTAAGTCGCTAACCTCTGGGCATTGCATTATCATGGGGCGTAAAACCTTTGAAAGCTTTCCTAAACCATTACCTAACCGTACTCATATTGTGATTACAACACAACAAAATTATAAAGTCCCGCATGGCGTTATTGTTGTTCACAATATAGATGATGCTTTAGATGCTGCTCTGGAAGACAAAACCCCATTTGTAATTGGGGGCGGAGAAATTTATAAACAAGCACTCCCTTTTGCAAATAAAATAGAACTTACTCGAGTACACGATACGTTTGAAGCCGACACACATTTTCCTGAAATAAACCTAAAAGAATGGCGTGAAATACAGAATATATATCACCCAGAAAACGAACAAAACGATCATGCTTTTTCTTTTATAACCTACGAACGTTTTTAA
- a CDS encoding DegT/DnrJ/EryC1/StrS family aminotransferase has translation MRKIQMVDLKSQYARIKDVVNDSIQDVLETTAFVNGPKVHEFQKNLEQYLNVKHVIPCANGTDALQIAMMGLGLKPGDEVITTDFTFAATVEVIALLQLTPVLVDVEPDTFNIDVNAIKNAITPNTKAIVPVHLFGQCANMEAIMEVAKANNLYVIEDNAQAIGANYTYKDGTKVKAGTIGDVAATSFFPSKNLGCYGDGGAIFTNNDELAHTIRGIVNHGMYERYHHDVVGVNSRLDAIQAAVLGAKLPNLDGYNKARIAAANKYDAAFKDEKHITIPFRNGAEDNHVFHQYTLKVTGVDRDALVKFLNENDIPCGVYYPIPLHKQKAYADARYNEADFEVTNQLVKEVISLPMHTELDDDQIEYITDKVKSFINA, from the coding sequence ATGAGAAAAATTCAAATGGTTGACTTAAAGAGTCAATATGCAAGAATAAAGGATGTTGTTAACGATTCTATCCAAGACGTTTTAGAAACAACAGCATTTGTAAACGGACCAAAGGTTCACGAATTTCAAAAAAACTTAGAACAGTATTTAAATGTAAAGCATGTTATTCCATGTGCAAATGGTACAGATGCGTTACAAATTGCAATGATGGGTCTAGGATTAAAACCTGGAGATGAGGTTATCACAACAGATTTTACATTTGCCGCAACTGTTGAGGTGATTGCTTTATTACAATTAACACCTGTTTTGGTTGATGTAGAACCAGATACTTTTAACATAGATGTAAACGCAATTAAAAACGCGATTACGCCTAATACTAAAGCAATTGTGCCTGTACATTTATTTGGTCAATGTGCTAATATGGAGGCTATCATGGAAGTAGCAAAAGCTAATAATTTATATGTAATAGAAGATAATGCCCAAGCTATAGGTGCAAATTATACCTATAAAGATGGTACCAAAGTAAAAGCAGGAACTATTGGTGATGTTGCAGCAACTTCATTTTTCCCTTCTAAAAATTTAGGATGTTATGGTGATGGTGGAGCAATCTTTACGAATAATGATGAGCTAGCACATACCATTCGCGGAATTGTTAATCACGGTATGTATGAGCGTTATCATCATGATGTAGTAGGAGTTAATTCTAGATTAGATGCTATACAAGCTGCTGTTTTAGGAGCCAAATTGCCAAATTTAGATGGTTATAATAAAGCGAGAATAGCGGCTGCAAATAAATATGATGCTGCTTTTAAAGATGAAAAACATATTACTATTCCATTCAGAAATGGAGCCGAAGACAATCATGTCTTTCATCAATATACTTTAAAAGTTACTGGAGTAGATCGCGATGCCCTTGTTAAGTTTTTAAATGAAAACGATATTCCTTGCGGTGTGTACTACCCAATACCTTTACATAAGCAAAAAGCGTATGCAGACGCGCGTTATAACGAAGCCGATTTTGAAGTGACTAATCAATTAGTTAAAGAAGTAATCTCGTTACCTATGCATACAGAGTTAGACGACGACCAAATAGAATATATTACAGACAAAGTAAAATCGTTTATAAATGCATAA
- the galE gene encoding UDP-glucose 4-epimerase GalE has translation MHKILVTGGLGFIGSHTVVELQNEGYEVVIIDNLSNSSKDVLKGITKITGKTPLFVELDLKDKHLVQDFFKTHQDIKGVIHFAASKAVGESVGNPLLYYENNINTLVYVLQELNKLDTANFIFSSSCTVYGQADELPITENAPVKPAESPYGNTKQIGEEIIKDSCKVSQNLKAIALRYFNPIGAHESAHIGELPIGVPLNLVPFITQTAVGLREQLSVFGDDYPTTDGTCVRDYIHVVDLAKAHVIALKRLLDQKNESNFEVFNLGTGTGSSVLEAIKSFEKVSGEQLNYKIAPRREGDVVAAFADTEKANTVLGWKSELTLDDAMRSAWKWEKKIRNK, from the coding sequence ATGCATAAAATATTAGTTACTGGAGGACTTGGTTTTATTGGTTCTCATACCGTTGTAGAACTTCAAAATGAAGGCTATGAAGTTGTGATTATTGATAATTTATCCAATTCTTCTAAAGATGTTTTAAAAGGAATAACAAAAATTACAGGGAAAACACCTTTGTTTGTAGAGTTAGACTTAAAAGACAAACACTTGGTACAAGATTTTTTTAAAACACATCAGGATATTAAAGGTGTTATTCACTTTGCGGCTAGTAAAGCTGTAGGTGAAAGTGTAGGTAATCCACTATTATATTATGAGAATAATATTAATACTTTGGTTTATGTTTTACAAGAATTAAATAAGCTAGATACCGCTAACTTTATTTTTAGTTCTTCTTGTACGGTGTATGGTCAAGCAGATGAGCTACCTATCACAGAAAACGCGCCTGTTAAACCTGCAGAGTCTCCATATGGAAATACTAAACAAATCGGAGAAGAGATTATTAAAGATAGTTGTAAGGTGAGCCAGAATCTAAAAGCCATCGCCTTGCGTTATTTTAATCCAATTGGAGCTCACGAATCTGCACATATTGGAGAATTGCCTATAGGAGTCCCTTTAAATTTAGTCCCATTTATAACACAAACTGCAGTAGGCTTACGCGAGCAATTATCTGTTTTTGGAGACGATTATCCCACTACAGATGGAACATGCGTAAGAGACTATATACATGTGGTAGATTTAGCTAAAGCTCATGTTATAGCGTTAAAACGTCTTCTAGATCAAAAAAACGAATCTAATTTTGAAGTCTTTAATTTGGGTACTGGTACAGGTAGTTCTGTGCTAGAAGCTATAAAATCTTTTGAGAAAGTTTCTGGTGAACAATTAAATTATAAAATAGCTCCACGTCGTGAAGGTGACGTTGTTGCTGCATTTGCAGATACAGAAAAGGCAAATACAGTATTAGGTTGGAAATCGGAACTCACTTTAGATGACGCTATGCGTTCGGCATGGAAATGGGAAAAAAAGATAAGAAATAAGTAA
- the mgrA gene encoding L-glyceraldehyde 3-phosphate reductase: MIYRRCGKSGLVLPLLSLGLWHNFGDVDTLDNGKQMLHTAFDNGITHFDLANNYGPPPGSAESNFGKILKSSFLPYRDELIISTKAGYKMWPGPYGEWGSKKYLVSSLDQSLKRMGLDYVDVFYHHRPDPNTPLEETMSALDLIVRQGKALYVGISNYSATETQRAAEILKTLGTPCLIHQPRYSMLDRWVEDGLLDVLEQEGIGAIAFSPLAQGLLSDKYIKGIPKNSRASKATGFLQKEHVTPEIMDKVVRLNAIAESRNQSLAQLAIAWLLKDDRITSVLVGVSTKSQLLENLKTLNNLEFSDSELKAIASIL, encoded by the coding sequence ATGATCTATAGAAGGTGTGGAAAAAGCGGATTGGTTTTGCCATTACTTTCATTAGGATTATGGCATAATTTTGGCGATGTAGATACCTTAGATAATGGAAAGCAAATGTTGCACACCGCATTTGATAATGGAATCACACATTTTGATTTAGCTAATAATTACGGACCGCCTCCTGGGAGTGCAGAATCTAATTTTGGCAAAATTTTAAAATCTAGTTTCTTGCCATATCGAGACGAGCTTATTATTTCTACAAAAGCTGGATATAAGATGTGGCCTGGTCCTTATGGAGAATGGGGATCTAAAAAATATTTGGTGTCTAGTTTAGATCAGAGTTTGAAGCGTATGGGTTTAGACTATGTAGATGTGTTTTATCACCACAGACCAGATCCAAATACGCCTTTAGAAGAAACTATGTCTGCATTAGATTTAATAGTTAGACAAGGTAAAGCATTATACGTAGGGATTTCAAATTACAGTGCCACAGAAACCCAAAGGGCTGCTGAAATTTTAAAAACATTAGGCACACCATGTTTAATTCATCAGCCAAGATATAGTATGTTAGATCGCTGGGTAGAAGATGGATTATTAGATGTATTAGAACAAGAAGGCATAGGGGCAATTGCATTTTCACCTTTAGCACAAGGGTTATTGTCGGATAAATATATAAAGGGTATACCAAAAAACTCAAGAGCTTCAAAAGCAACAGGGTTTTTACAAAAGGAACATGTAACTCCTGAAATCATGGATAAAGTTGTACGTTTAAATGCAATTGCAGAATCTCGTAACCAGAGTTTAGCACAATTAGCTATAGCATGGCTATTAAAAGATGATAGAATAACGTCTGTATTAGTTGGGGTGAGCACAAAATCTCAATTATTAGAAAATTTAAAGACCTTAAATAATTTAGAGTTTTCAGATTCAGAATTGAAAGCTATAGCCTCGATTTTATAA
- a CDS encoding 3-deoxy-D-manno-octulosonic acid transferase yields the protein MRILYNIGIFLAHYLLQVIGLFNLKIKSGVIGRKETFEILKRTIALTDKTLWFHCASLGEYEQGLPVFSAIKTLYPKHKVVLSFFSPSGYEIRKNSPIADCVVYLPLDSKSNAKLFLDLVHPELTVFVKYDIWPNLLNALKRRQARAILISALFRKEQIFFKAYGGFMKNALFAFEHIFTQDARSKDLLNAIHYNSVSISGDTRFDRVSSQLQIDNTLNFIAQFKQDNFCLVAGSTWPEDEKLLVNYINNEAPVNVKFIIAPHNIKSNQIHQLKQNLKVNTVLYSEYDMNTISKATVFIIDTIGILTKIYNYADIAYVGGAVGTTGLHNTLEPAVFGIPIIIGNHFEKFPEAKAMLDHKGLFSISNQTQLNQVINQLTQDENVRKTAGAKNALYINKNKGAVNTIKTHLSKKV from the coding sequence TTGAGAATTCTATACAATATCGGCATATTCCTAGCGCATTATTTACTTCAGGTGATTGGTTTATTCAATTTAAAGATTAAATCTGGCGTTATTGGCCGTAAAGAAACTTTTGAAATTTTAAAACGTACAATAGCTCTTACAGATAAAACGCTTTGGTTTCATTGTGCTTCTTTGGGAGAGTATGAGCAAGGACTACCAGTATTTTCGGCCATTAAAACTTTATACCCCAAACATAAAGTGGTGCTTTCGTTTTTTTCCCCTTCGGGTTACGAAATAAGAAAAAATTCTCCAATTGCAGATTGTGTTGTGTATTTACCGCTTGACTCTAAAAGTAATGCTAAACTTTTTTTAGATCTGGTACATCCAGAACTGACTGTATTTGTAAAATATGATATTTGGCCCAATTTATTAAACGCATTAAAACGCAGACAAGCAAGAGCCATTTTAATATCTGCACTATTTAGAAAAGAACAAATTTTCTTTAAAGCCTATGGTGGTTTTATGAAAAATGCGCTGTTTGCATTCGAGCATATTTTCACACAAGATGCCCGCTCTAAAGATCTTTTAAACGCTATTCATTACAACTCCGTAAGCATCTCTGGAGATACTCGCTTTGATCGAGTTTCTAGTCAGCTACAAATAGATAACACCTTAAATTTTATCGCCCAATTTAAACAAGACAACTTCTGCCTTGTAGCCGGAAGCACTTGGCCAGAAGACGAAAAATTATTGGTAAACTATATTAATAATGAAGCTCCCGTAAATGTGAAATTTATTATAGCACCACACAATATTAAATCCAATCAGATCCATCAATTAAAACAGAACTTAAAGGTAAATACGGTGCTTTATTCAGAATACGATATGAACACCATATCTAAAGCCACAGTGTTTATTATAGACACTATAGGCATACTAACAAAAATTTATAATTATGCAGATATTGCATATGTAGGTGGAGCAGTTGGAACAACAGGCTTACACAATACTTTAGAACCTGCTGTGTTTGGAATACCTATAATCATTGGAAATCATTTTGAAAAATTTCCTGAGGCCAAGGCCATGTTAGACCATAAAGGCTTATTTTCTATTAGTAACCAAACCCAGTTAAATCAAGTAATTAACCAATTAACTCAAGATGAAAATGTTAGAAAAACAGCTGGAGCTAAAAATGCTTTATATATTAATAAAAATAAAGGTGCTGTAAATACAATTAAAACGCATTTAAGCAAAAAAGTTTAA